A window from Lactiplantibacillus pentosus encodes these proteins:
- a CDS encoding winged helix-turn-helix domain-containing protein, which yields MPKNTLAQFAKLMADPKVSAILKATKSEDGLTTKQISAQTKIPNNQLYYTINKMQDADLLTIVNQVQVKNLTENYYSSAHLSNETPRFQTDLDALDTDMTNISGTWTHTHIQEVLQWIMLLNHDFSETFREEMADKQPDEASVFFSNATLNLSAAGEHQLRLDIIKLLGNAEKNDPDPNSKDKHQAKILIEKWE from the coding sequence ATGCCCAAAAACACACTGGCACAGTTTGCAAAGTTGATGGCAGATCCAAAAGTTTCCGCGATTTTGAAGGCCACGAAATCAGAGGATGGCTTAACAACCAAGCAAATTTCAGCCCAAACTAAAATTCCTAATAACCAGTTGTACTACACCATCAACAAGATGCAGGATGCCGACTTATTAACCATCGTTAATCAGGTTCAAGTCAAAAATCTGACCGAAAACTATTATTCTAGCGCCCACCTTTCCAATGAAACGCCGCGGTTTCAAACGGATCTGGATGCGCTCGACACAGATATGACTAACATTTCTGGCACTTGGACGCATACTCACATCCAGGAGGTTTTACAATGGATTATGCTACTCAACCATGACTTTAGTGAAACTTTCAGAGAAGAGATGGCTGATAAGCAACCTGACGAAGCATCCGTTTTCTTCAGCAACGCGACCTTAAACTTGTCCGCTGCTGGTGAACACCAATTACGGTTAGATATTATTAAATTGCTTGGTAATGCTGAAAAGAATGACCCGGATCCCAACTCCAAGGACAAGCATCAGGCGAAAATATTAATTGAAAAGTGGGAATAG
- a CDS encoding adenine phosphoribosyltransferase gives MALDLTKYVASIPDYPEPGIIFRDISPLMADGAAYREATDQIVQFARDKHVDMIVGPEARGFIVGCPVAYELGVGFAPARKKGKLPRATVKATYDLEYGQSALYLHKDAIKPGQNVLVTDDLLATGGTISATIQMVEELGGNVVGTAFLVELKDLHGRDKIKDYDMLSLMQF, from the coding sequence ATGGCATTAGATTTAACAAAGTATGTGGCTAGTATTCCGGATTATCCAGAACCTGGCATTATCTTTCGGGATATTTCACCATTGATGGCTGACGGTGCGGCTTACCGGGAAGCGACTGACCAAATCGTTCAGTTTGCACGTGACAAGCACGTTGATATGATCGTCGGTCCCGAAGCACGGGGCTTTATTGTTGGCTGTCCAGTCGCTTATGAGCTAGGGGTCGGATTTGCGCCAGCCCGTAAGAAGGGTAAGTTGCCACGCGCAACGGTCAAAGCAACCTATGATTTGGAATATGGGCAATCAGCATTGTATCTGCATAAAGATGCAATCAAGCCTGGTCAAAACGTGCTGGTCACGGATGACTTGTTGGCTACGGGTGGTACGATTTCTGCCACGATTCAAATGGTTGAAGAATTAGGTGGCAATGTGGTCGGAACGGCCTTTTTGGTTGAACTGAAAGACTTGCATGGCCGCGATAAAATTAAAGATTATGACATGTTGAGCTTGATGCAATTTTAA
- the recJ gene encoding single-stranded-DNA-specific exonuclease RecJ: MLAAKKKWVSRETTAVSETAVNALSQAAEVSPLVARLLITRGIDTPEAAEPFLHADQQPLLDPTTMHDMEKAVERIQAAVIAGDQITIYGDYDADGLTSTAIMYETLDQIGANVNYYIPDRFKDGYGPNQAAFDRLIAKGTQLFVTVDNGVAGNAVIDKVQAQGVDVVVTDHHELPAELPHAYAIVHPRHPEGHYPFGGLSGAGVAFKVATALIEEVPEELLDLAAIGTVADLVSLTGENRTIVTLGLKVLQQTTRPGLAALIQEAGLQPDKLTETSIGFGIAPRLNALGRLQSAQSGVELLTTLDEERATALAKQVNQLNEKRQGLVKTISASAIEQAQSAENQGRQTLVITGKGWHEGVLGIVASHVVETTGKPTLVLNEDADGRLKGSGRSVEAYNLFAAIDPVRDALVAFGGHHMAVGLTVMADQLERLKTAMEDAAIQQQLADNAQVKLAIDGTLSVADATLDTLADIQSLAPFGTDNPAPLFKLAPTTIPQARAIGSDQQHLKLQLGDGDTTVDAIGFSMGDALPAIQASPTDVTLVGALSENTWNGQTKPQIMIKDVAVTGTQVIDARTQHLSAHLFQAPGTYLFFHRRIMKQVEQYMGAQAKAVWVGEEDVDLATVTAGQAVFIVDCPDTLPDMTQVLSSIALDQVTLYLYRRDSVYMSGMPNREQFAKLFQFTAAHHDVDIHHQLTQVAKHLHLERNLLIFMIQVFFEVGFVKINDGVMNGVSNPSKADLHHAPSYQLREQQIVAEETLLYSKSAALQVWVKNQAAVKN, encoded by the coding sequence ATGTTAGCGGCAAAGAAAAAATGGGTATCACGCGAGACGACGGCCGTTTCTGAAACGGCCGTCAATGCGTTATCGCAGGCTGCGGAGGTGTCACCATTAGTTGCACGTTTGTTGATTACGCGCGGCATTGACACACCCGAAGCGGCGGAACCATTTTTACATGCAGATCAGCAGCCCTTATTGGACCCGACGACGATGCATGATATGGAAAAGGCGGTCGAACGGATTCAAGCAGCGGTGATTGCCGGTGATCAAATTACGATCTATGGTGATTACGATGCCGATGGGTTGACCAGCACGGCCATCATGTATGAAACGTTGGACCAAATTGGCGCCAATGTGAACTACTACATTCCGGACCGCTTTAAAGACGGTTACGGGCCGAACCAGGCGGCGTTTGACCGTTTGATTGCAAAGGGCACCCAACTGTTTGTGACGGTTGATAACGGCGTCGCTGGCAACGCGGTCATTGATAAGGTTCAAGCGCAAGGCGTGGACGTCGTCGTGACTGATCATCATGAACTGCCCGCTGAATTGCCGCATGCCTATGCGATCGTGCATCCTCGTCATCCAGAAGGTCATTATCCGTTTGGCGGACTTTCCGGTGCTGGGGTTGCTTTTAAAGTCGCCACGGCCTTGATTGAAGAGGTGCCCGAAGAACTCTTGGACCTCGCTGCGATTGGAACCGTCGCTGATTTGGTTAGCCTGACTGGCGAAAATCGGACCATCGTGACGCTGGGCCTTAAGGTGCTCCAACAGACGACGCGCCCCGGGTTGGCCGCTTTGATTCAAGAAGCCGGTTTACAACCTGACAAGTTAACTGAAACGAGTATTGGCTTTGGCATCGCACCACGGTTGAATGCGCTCGGACGGTTGCAATCTGCACAGAGCGGCGTCGAATTATTGACCACGCTAGATGAAGAGCGGGCGACCGCATTGGCTAAGCAGGTCAATCAATTGAATGAGAAACGGCAAGGGTTGGTCAAAACGATCAGTGCCAGCGCCATTGAACAAGCACAATCAGCTGAGAATCAGGGCCGGCAGACACTGGTGATTACCGGTAAGGGCTGGCATGAGGGTGTGTTAGGAATCGTTGCTAGTCACGTCGTTGAAACGACTGGCAAACCAACCCTCGTTTTGAATGAAGATGCGGATGGCCGCTTGAAAGGCAGTGGCCGTAGTGTCGAAGCCTATAACTTGTTTGCGGCGATCGACCCAGTTCGTGATGCGCTGGTTGCCTTTGGTGGTCATCACATGGCGGTCGGGCTGACGGTCATGGCAGACCAGTTGGAAAGGCTGAAGACTGCCATGGAAGACGCCGCGATCCAGCAACAATTAGCGGATAATGCGCAGGTCAAGTTAGCGATTGACGGAACCTTGTCAGTGGCGGATGCGACGCTAGACACGTTGGCGGACATTCAATCCTTGGCCCCGTTTGGCACTGATAATCCGGCTCCCTTGTTCAAACTAGCGCCGACCACGATTCCACAAGCGCGGGCGATTGGCAGTGACCAGCAGCACTTGAAGCTGCAACTGGGTGATGGTGACACGACCGTGGATGCGATTGGCTTTTCAATGGGTGACGCTTTACCAGCGATTCAGGCGAGTCCCACGGATGTCACGTTAGTCGGCGCACTCAGCGAAAATACGTGGAATGGGCAGACCAAGCCGCAGATTATGATTAAAGACGTTGCTGTGACGGGAACACAAGTCATTGATGCACGTACCCAACATTTATCGGCGCATTTATTCCAGGCACCGGGAACTTACTTATTCTTCCATCGGCGCATTATGAAACAGGTCGAACAATACATGGGTGCGCAAGCCAAGGCCGTCTGGGTCGGCGAAGAAGATGTTGACCTCGCTACAGTAACAGCCGGGCAAGCGGTCTTCATCGTTGATTGCCCCGATACATTGCCTGATATGACGCAGGTCTTGTCATCGATCGCCCTTGATCAAGTGACGCTGTACTTGTATCGGCGTGACTCGGTCTACATGAGTGGGATGCCGAATCGTGAGCAGTTTGCGAAGTTGTTCCAGTTCACCGCGGCACACCACGATGTCGACATTCATCATCAATTGACGCAGGTTGCTAAACATTTACACCTTGAGCGAAATTTGCTTATTTTTATGATACAGGTGTTTTTTGAGGTCGGATTTGTTAAAATAAATGATGGTGTCATGAATGGCGTTTCGAATCCGTCCAAAGCGGATTTACATCACGCCCCTAGTTATCAGCTACGCGAGCAGCAAATCGTTGCTGAAGAAACGCTTTTATATAGTAAATCCGCAGCGCTCCAAGTATGGGTGAAGAACCAGGCTGCGGTTAAGAATTGA
- a CDS encoding LapA family protein → MKNQWRLVSALVIALVVIIFAILNVEPVRINFGVTAVHWPLILVIVITLILGVVTAVLMATVNESKERSAHAEELAAAQAKIEKLTAENKQLTLRLNNKGKQKRSVPEQPTTTTDK, encoded by the coding sequence ATGAAAAATCAATGGCGGTTAGTGAGTGCACTGGTGATCGCGTTAGTCGTGATTATCTTTGCCATTTTAAATGTGGAACCAGTTCGGATCAATTTTGGAGTGACAGCCGTTCACTGGCCATTAATTCTGGTCATTGTGATTACGCTGATTTTGGGCGTCGTTACGGCAGTTTTGATGGCGACGGTCAATGAATCAAAGGAACGGTCGGCACATGCCGAAGAACTTGCAGCAGCTCAAGCAAAGATTGAAAAGTTGACGGCAGAAAATAAACAATTGACGTTACGGCTCAATAATAAAGGAAAACAAAAACGGTCGGTGCCAGAACAACCAACCACGACAACCGACAAGTAA
- a CDS encoding SDR family NAD(P)-dependent oxidoreductase has product MADLAGKTVLVTGASSGLGEQLALAVAAQGANVVLAARRRERLTQVADQCRILSQQQAIAITCDVSRVTAVDQVFATIDDLFGRLDVVINAAGFGDMTNVVDMEAATMERMLRVNTLGTMYVSQLAAKRMVQQHAGEIVNVASMAGKIATPKSAVYAASKAAIIAYDNALRLELKADHVNVLTVNPGPIKTDFFKIADPDGDYIERMDRLALNPVKFAALIVSRIGRGQRELNRPWLMSVANLGYQVAPKLGDWLTGTVFNFK; this is encoded by the coding sequence ATGGCAGATTTAGCAGGTAAAACGGTGTTAGTAACGGGTGCTTCCAGCGGTCTCGGTGAACAATTAGCGTTGGCGGTTGCCGCTCAGGGCGCGAATGTCGTGCTCGCCGCGCGTCGTCGTGAACGGTTGACGCAAGTGGCTGACCAGTGTCGAATCTTGTCACAGCAACAAGCAATTGCGATCACCTGTGATGTCAGTCGCGTGACAGCGGTTGACCAAGTTTTTGCGACTATCGATGATTTGTTTGGTCGTCTTGATGTGGTCATTAATGCGGCTGGCTTTGGGGACATGACCAATGTGGTCGATATGGAAGCGGCCACCATGGAACGGATGTTGCGGGTCAATACCTTGGGGACGATGTACGTGAGCCAACTCGCTGCGAAGCGGATGGTTCAGCAACACGCCGGAGAAATCGTGAACGTGGCTTCGATGGCCGGTAAGATTGCGACGCCCAAGTCAGCGGTATACGCTGCTAGTAAGGCCGCAATTATCGCGTATGACAATGCTTTGCGATTGGAATTAAAAGCGGACCACGTGAACGTGTTGACGGTCAATCCGGGTCCCATCAAAACCGACTTTTTCAAAATTGCCGATCCAGATGGGGATTATATCGAACGTATGGACCGTTTAGCGCTTAATCCGGTCAAGTTTGCGGCATTGATCGTCAGTCGCATTGGCCGCGGACAGCGCGAGCTCAATCGGCCGTGGCTCATGTCGGTCGCTAATTTAGGTTATCAGGTCGCGCCGAAGCTGGGGGACTGGCTGACTGGCACGGTATTTAATTTTAAATAG
- the rnz gene encoding ribonuclease Z, whose product MQLEFLGTGAGSPGKFRNVTSTALRLLDERNEVWLFDVGEGTQHQILRTTLKPRKIAKIFITHLHGDHIFGLPGLLSSRSFQGGDEPLTVYGPVGVRDFVQTALRVSGTHLSYPLKFHEITKAGTVFEDATFKVSCEPLDHRIACFGYRVEEADHPGELQADRLKALNIPSGPVYGQLKAGQTVTLPDGRTINGQDYIAAPQKGRIVTILGDTRRTPHALSLAQDADALVHESTFGKDEGKLAHNYYHSTSTQAAQVAKQAGVKQLLLTHISARYTGKLSKELQNQAQKVFKASKVVRDFDVIEIPLPKKG is encoded by the coding sequence ATGCAATTAGAATTTTTAGGTACCGGTGCCGGCTCACCGGGGAAATTCCGCAATGTGACCAGTACGGCGCTCCGGCTGTTGGACGAGCGTAATGAAGTCTGGTTATTCGATGTTGGTGAAGGAACTCAACATCAAATTTTAAGGACGACGTTAAAGCCCCGTAAAATTGCCAAAATCTTTATTACCCATTTACACGGTGACCACATCTTTGGATTGCCGGGACTATTGAGCTCGCGGTCGTTTCAAGGTGGCGATGAACCGCTGACGGTTTACGGCCCAGTCGGTGTCCGGGACTTTGTGCAAACGGCGCTCCGGGTCTCCGGAACCCATTTGTCATACCCACTTAAGTTTCACGAAATCACGAAGGCCGGGACCGTGTTTGAAGACGCAACGTTTAAGGTCAGCTGCGAACCGCTAGATCACCGAATTGCTTGTTTTGGTTATCGGGTGGAAGAAGCCGACCATCCGGGTGAACTGCAAGCGGACCGTCTCAAAGCACTCAATATTCCGAGTGGCCCCGTTTATGGTCAATTGAAAGCCGGTCAAACGGTAACTTTGCCTGATGGACGGACGATCAACGGGCAAGACTATATTGCGGCGCCACAAAAAGGGCGCATTGTCACCATTTTGGGCGATACGCGGCGAACACCACATGCCCTGAGTTTGGCACAAGATGCGGATGCATTAGTGCATGAAAGTACGTTTGGCAAGGACGAGGGCAAGTTAGCCCACAATTACTACCATTCGACCAGCACGCAAGCTGCCCAAGTTGCCAAACAAGCTGGCGTCAAACAATTGTTATTGACGCATATTTCAGCGCGGTATACGGGCAAATTGAGCAAAGAATTACAAAATCAAGCCCAGAAAGTTTTTAAGGCGTCGAAAGTGGTCCGTGACTTTGACGTGATCGAAATTCCACTTCCTAAGAAAGGTTAG
- the obgE gene encoding GTPase ObgE — protein sequence MFVDQVKVDVKAGNGGNGMVAFRREKFVPNGGPAGGDGGRGGSVILQADEGLRTLMDFRYTRKFKAAAGGNGMIKQMTGRSAKDTIIKVPLGTTVTDAETGELIGDIVDKDQQLVVAKGGRGGRGNIHFASAKNPAPEIAENGEPGDELTIRMELKVLADVGLVGFPSVGKSTLLSVVTSAKPKIAAYHFTTLVPNLGMVRLDDGRDFVMADLPGLIEGAANGVGLGIQFLRHIERTRVILHLIDMSGVEENDPFEDYHKINHELTSYDPDLLKRPQIVVATKMDMPDAAENLETFKAKLATDDTLPTTPAIYPVSAITQQGLKALLAKTADLLDTTPQFPIKGVDDLKHRDYTTETDADFTVDNPEPGLFVLSGEKLERLFKMTNLDHEESLMRFARQLRGMGVDDALRAAGAKNDDTIQILDYSFQFMD from the coding sequence ATGTTTGTTGATCAAGTAAAAGTAGATGTAAAGGCCGGTAACGGTGGTAACGGCATGGTTGCTTTCCGCCGTGAAAAATTTGTGCCAAACGGGGGACCAGCTGGTGGTGACGGCGGCCGTGGTGGTAGCGTCATCTTGCAAGCTGACGAAGGGCTACGGACGTTGATGGATTTCCGTTATACGCGCAAGTTCAAGGCTGCCGCTGGTGGTAATGGGATGATTAAGCAAATGACGGGGCGTTCTGCCAAGGACACCATTATCAAAGTCCCACTCGGAACCACGGTGACGGATGCGGAGACCGGCGAGTTGATCGGTGATATCGTCGACAAAGACCAGCAATTAGTGGTCGCAAAAGGTGGCCGTGGTGGTCGGGGCAATATTCATTTTGCCAGTGCTAAGAACCCAGCGCCAGAAATCGCTGAAAATGGTGAACCAGGCGACGAATTAACCATTCGAATGGAATTGAAAGTACTGGCAGATGTTGGTCTCGTTGGGTTCCCATCAGTCGGAAAATCCACGTTACTTTCAGTCGTAACGAGTGCGAAGCCTAAGATTGCCGCTTACCACTTCACGACGTTGGTGCCTAACCTCGGCATGGTTCGTTTGGATGATGGACGTGACTTTGTCATGGCGGACTTGCCAGGACTGATTGAAGGCGCTGCTAACGGGGTCGGCTTAGGAATTCAGTTCCTGCGCCATATCGAACGGACCCGCGTTATTTTGCATTTGATTGATATGAGTGGCGTTGAAGAAAACGATCCGTTTGAAGATTATCACAAAATCAATCATGAGCTGACGAGTTATGATCCGGACTTACTCAAACGGCCACAAATCGTTGTCGCCACTAAGATGGATATGCCAGATGCCGCGGAAAACTTGGAAACCTTCAAGGCCAAGCTTGCGACTGATGACACGTTGCCAACAACACCCGCGATTTATCCGGTATCCGCGATCACGCAACAGGGGTTGAAGGCGCTGCTCGCCAAAACGGCGGACTTATTAGACACGACGCCACAGTTTCCAATTAAGGGTGTCGATGATCTTAAGCACCGCGATTACACGACAGAAACGGATGCTGACTTTACAGTTGATAATCCAGAACCAGGTCTGTTCGTGCTCTCAGGTGAAAAGCTCGAACGACTCTTCAAGATGACTAACTTAGATCACGAAGAAAGCCTGATGCGGTTTGCACGACAACTGCGTGGGATGGGCGTGGACGATGCGCTCCGAGCTGCCGGTGCTAAGAACGACGATACGATTCAAATTCTCGACTACTCATTCCAGTTTATGGATTAA
- a CDS encoding DeoR/GlpR family DNA-binding transcription regulator, with translation MLTEERQQYILNTIRFKGIIKIKDICSETNCSESTARRDLQQLEEQGELLRVHGGAKYMNSLQEEPAMNDKVSRNVNAKDHIAQQAVANIQIDDVIYLDAGTSTLAMIHHLNPSYNLRVVTNGVVHASALADMGIQTYLLGGNLKGTTKAVIGPEAVKSLEEYRFNKVFLGINGVHPKFGLTTPDPDEAVVKKTAILQSEESFILADNTKFDHVSFARVGDLSSATIITDQLTPSVAEQYQPLTTIQEVQS, from the coding sequence GTGCTTACAGAAGAACGACAACAGTACATTTTAAATACGATCCGCTTCAAGGGCATTATTAAAATCAAGGACATCTGTTCTGAAACCAATTGTTCGGAATCGACTGCTCGTCGAGATCTGCAACAATTAGAGGAACAGGGCGAATTGCTCCGCGTCCATGGTGGTGCGAAGTATATGAACTCACTCCAAGAGGAACCCGCGATGAATGATAAGGTCTCCCGCAACGTGAACGCGAAGGACCATATCGCGCAGCAAGCAGTCGCCAACATTCAGATTGATGACGTAATTTATTTGGACGCCGGGACATCAACACTGGCGATGATCCACCATTTAAATCCAAGTTATAACCTGCGTGTTGTGACTAACGGGGTCGTCCACGCTTCCGCCTTAGCGGACATGGGCATTCAGACCTACTTGCTTGGTGGCAATTTGAAAGGCACCACCAAAGCCGTGATTGGTCCCGAAGCGGTCAAATCGTTGGAGGAATACCGATTCAACAAAGTTTTCCTTGGAATCAACGGTGTCCACCCAAAGTTCGGGCTCACCACGCCCGACCCTGATGAAGCGGTCGTCAAAAAAACCGCAATCTTGCAAAGTGAAGAAAGCTTTATTTTAGCTGACAACACTAAGTTCGATCACGTCTCGTTTGCGCGCGTCGGTGATTTGTCCAGTGCGACGATCATCACCGACCAGCTGACACCGAGCGTTGCCGAACAGTACCAACCATTAACTACGATTCAGGAGGTTCAATCATGA
- the pfkB gene encoding 1-phosphofructokinase → MIYTITVNPSIDYVVQLPHMALGSVNRLAHTAKLPGGKGINVSQILNDLDQPNKALGFIGGFTGTFISDALKAKGLDCHFTPIADDTRINVKIHAEEETELNGAGPDITAAEIDAFYTELAHLTPDDVVVMSGSLAPSLPDSFYYDIIQKVEAAGANFVIDTTGEALKKTLPSHPLVVKPNNHELADYYHTTFNSQADIIAAGQRMLAEGAQHVLISMAGDGGLLITKDAVYFSPAPKGHVINSVGAGDSMIGGFVGTFAKTHDAVESFRYGLACGSATAFSEDIATRAKIDEILPLIHIEQLAN, encoded by the coding sequence ATGATTTACACCATTACCGTCAATCCATCGATTGACTACGTGGTTCAACTGCCCCACATGGCACTCGGAAGCGTTAATCGCTTAGCGCACACCGCCAAGTTGCCTGGTGGTAAAGGAATCAATGTTTCACAGATTTTAAATGACTTAGACCAGCCTAACAAAGCACTCGGCTTTATCGGTGGCTTTACTGGAACCTTTATCAGTGACGCGCTGAAGGCCAAGGGGCTGGATTGTCATTTTACCCCGATTGCTGATGACACTAGAATCAATGTCAAGATTCACGCTGAAGAAGAAACCGAATTAAACGGTGCTGGTCCTGACATTACTGCCGCTGAAATCGATGCCTTCTATACCGAATTAGCACATTTAACGCCAGATGACGTGGTTGTGATGTCCGGTAGTTTGGCACCCAGCTTACCAGATAGCTTCTACTATGACATTATTCAAAAAGTTGAAGCAGCTGGTGCGAACTTTGTCATCGACACCACTGGGGAAGCCTTGAAGAAGACCTTACCAAGTCACCCACTCGTCGTTAAACCAAATAATCATGAACTCGCTGATTATTACCACACGACGTTTAACAGCCAAGCTGATATTATTGCGGCTGGCCAACGGATGCTGGCGGAAGGCGCGCAACACGTGCTGATTTCAATGGCTGGTGATGGTGGCCTCCTGATCACAAAAGATGCGGTCTACTTTAGCCCCGCACCTAAGGGCCACGTGATCAACTCGGTTGGTGCTGGTGATTCAATGATTGGTGGTTTCGTCGGAACGTTTGCCAAGACCCACGATGCGGTCGAAAGTTTTCGTTACGGCCTCGCATGTGGTTCCGCAACGGCCTTCTCAGAAGACATTGCGACCCGGGCCAAAATCGATGAAATTTTACCACTCATTCACATCGAACAACTCGCTAACTAA
- a CDS encoding PTS fructose transporter subunit IIABC, translating to MDIRDLLLKDVMIMDMQATTKDEAIDELVHKYAEQGVINDEALYKQDIIKREAESTTGIGDGIAMPHAKDKAVNRATVLFAKSKDGVDFNALDGQPVHLFFMIAAPEGANNTHLAALAALSSLLIDPDLVAKLKNAQSPEEVQQLFGDAQAAKEEKEAKDAAAKAEKEAAAASTPTDQKRPYLVGVTACPNGIAHTYMAEAALIKAGEAAGVDIKIETNGSEGVKHLLTADEIARADGVVIAADKKVKMARFDGKHLVNRPVTDGINKADQLVQEALSGKAPVYHDADGGDADADEAGSANGSVWGEVYKDLMNGISHMLPFVVGGGILMALSFIIEQFAGSKSLAFTFFNQAGNMAFAFMIPVLAGYIAESIGDRPALMPGFVGGFMATVYTGAYGGVYTASITANAKSPAGFLGGLAAGFLAGYITVWMKKWTKNMPQSLDGMKPMLIFPIIGLLIIAALMFFVVNPIFSVINAWITHFLNSMGTGNAVLLGLVLGGMMSIDMGGPFNKAAYVFATGAFTATQDGNLMAGGMVPPLATAIATAFWPKKFTDDERKAGISNWLLGISFITEGAIPFATADPLHVIGSSVVGAAIAGGLTQLWGVAVPAPHGGLWVSLLATNIWGYIGATVIGAVIAGVILGVWKPAKKA from the coding sequence ATGGATATCCGCGATTTATTACTAAAAGATGTCATGATCATGGACATGCAAGCCACGACCAAGGATGAAGCCATTGATGAATTAGTTCATAAATATGCCGAACAAGGCGTCATCAATGACGAAGCACTCTACAAACAAGACATCATCAAACGGGAAGCCGAATCAACGACTGGGATCGGTGATGGGATCGCAATGCCCCACGCCAAAGATAAGGCCGTTAACCGGGCTACCGTGCTCTTTGCCAAAAGTAAAGACGGTGTTGACTTCAACGCGTTGGATGGCCAACCCGTTCACCTCTTCTTTATGATTGCAGCTCCAGAAGGCGCCAACAACACCCATTTGGCTGCACTGGCCGCCCTCTCAAGCTTGCTGATCGACCCTGACTTAGTCGCCAAACTTAAGAATGCACAGTCACCCGAAGAAGTACAACAATTATTCGGTGATGCGCAAGCTGCCAAGGAAGAAAAAGAAGCGAAGGATGCCGCTGCGAAAGCTGAAAAAGAAGCTGCAGCAGCCAGCACCCCTACTGATCAGAAACGGCCATATCTCGTTGGGGTTACCGCTTGTCCAAACGGTATCGCCCACACTTACATGGCTGAAGCCGCATTGATCAAGGCCGGTGAAGCAGCTGGCGTCGACATTAAAATCGAAACGAACGGTTCTGAAGGGGTCAAGCATTTATTGACTGCCGACGAAATCGCGCGGGCCGATGGGGTCGTAATTGCTGCTGATAAGAAAGTTAAGATGGCCCGTTTTGACGGTAAACACTTAGTAAACCGCCCCGTAACGGACGGAATTAACAAAGCTGACCAACTCGTTCAAGAAGCCTTAAGTGGCAAAGCGCCCGTTTATCACGATGCTGATGGCGGCGATGCTGATGCTGACGAAGCTGGTAGTGCAAACGGTAGCGTTTGGGGCGAAGTTTACAAAGACTTAATGAACGGGATTTCCCACATGCTGCCATTCGTTGTTGGTGGTGGGATCTTAATGGCCCTCTCCTTCATCATCGAACAGTTTGCTGGTAGCAAGAGTCTGGCCTTCACCTTCTTCAACCAAGCTGGTAACATGGCCTTTGCCTTCATGATACCCGTCTTAGCCGGTTACATTGCCGAATCGATCGGTGATCGTCCTGCGTTGATGCCTGGGTTCGTTGGTGGTTTCATGGCAACGGTCTACACCGGTGCTTACGGTGGTGTTTACACCGCTTCGATCACCGCTAACGCCAAAAGTCCTGCTGGTTTCTTAGGTGGTTTAGCCGCTGGTTTCTTAGCCGGTTACATTACCGTTTGGATGAAGAAGTGGACTAAGAACATGCCACAATCCTTAGACGGTATGAAGCCAATGTTGATTTTCCCAATTATCGGCTTATTAATTATTGCTGCGCTGATGTTCTTCGTTGTTAACCCAATCTTCTCTGTGATCAATGCCTGGATTACCCACTTCTTGAACTCAATGGGTACTGGGAACGCCGTCCTACTTGGTTTAGTGCTCGGTGGAATGATGTCGATCGATATGGGTGGTCCTTTCAACAAGGCCGCTTATGTCTTCGCAACGGGTGCTTTTACTGCCACCCAAGATGGTAACTTGATGGCCGGTGGGATGGTGCCACCATTGGCAACCGCGATTGCAACGGCATTCTGGCCAAAGAAGTTCACGGATGACGAACGTAAAGCTGGGATTTCAAACTGGTTACTTGGGATTTCCTTCATTACTGAAGGTGCCATTCCATTCGCCACTGCTGACCCATTGCACGTCATTGGTTCTAGTGTTGTTGGTGCCGCCATTGCTGGTGGTTTGACGCAACTCTGGGGCGTTGCAGTCCCTGCTCCTCATGGTGGCCTGTGGGTTTCATTGCTCGCCACAAACATTTGGGGTTACATTGGCGCAACCGTTATTGGTGCTGTCATTGCCGGTGTGATTCTCGGGGTTTGGAAGCCTGCTAAGAAAGCTTAA